One bacterium genomic window carries:
- a CDS encoding ribonuclease HII: MKARVSPRMRVALDKLHYENRLWQQGLQHIAGVDEAGRGPLAGPVVAAAIMFPPGERIAGVDDSKKLTPRARADLYPLLIERCTSYAISIVNAEDIDRLNIYQATQMAMRQAIAELDPLPEHVLIDGRPLLGCDFPQTAIIKGDGLSFTIGAASILAKVVRDEIMRYYHRRFPQYGFDQHKGYGTVAHLAALKKLGPCAIHRRSFKPRRSAGRE, encoded by the coding sequence ATGAAGGCGAGGGTGTCACCGCGCATGCGAGTTGCGTTGGATAAACTGCATTATGAAAACCGGCTGTGGCAGCAAGGCTTGCAGCACATCGCCGGCGTGGATGAAGCGGGCCGCGGCCCGCTGGCCGGCCCGGTGGTGGCGGCCGCCATCATGTTCCCGCCCGGCGAGCGCATCGCCGGCGTCGATGACTCCAAGAAACTCACCCCGCGAGCGCGCGCCGATTTGTATCCGCTTTTGATCGAGCGATGCACCAGTTATGCGATCAGCATCGTCAACGCCGAAGATATCGACCGTCTGAACATCTACCAGGCCACGCAGATGGCGATGCGCCAGGCCATTGCCGAGCTTGATCCCCTGCCCGAGCACGTGTTGATCGACGGCCGCCCGCTGCTCGGTTGCGATTTCCCGCAAACCGCCATCATCAAAGGCGACGGGCTGTCGTTCACCATCGGCGCCGCTTCGATTCTCGCCAAAGTCGTGCGCGACGAGATCATGCGCTACTATCATCGCCGCTTTCCGCAATACGGTTTCGATCAGCACAAGGGCTATGGCACGGTCGCGCATCTTGCCGCGCTGAAAAAACTCGGGCCGTGCGCCATTCATCGCCGCTCATTCAAGCCGCGCCGCTCGGCCGGCAGGGAGTAA
- a CDS encoding YraN family protein, with protein MSQASNKLGNWGEQRAAEYLAQLGYTIVTSNFRHGHGEIDLIAEHDGMLVFVEVKTQSSEAMGEAFNWVTRRKQRQIGRVALAYLTVHKIENRDCRFDVIAVARRGEEVEIKHLPNAFWL; from the coding sequence ATGAGTCAAGCGAGCAACAAGCTGGGCAACTGGGGCGAGCAGCGCGCCGCGGAATATCTCGCACAGCTCGGCTACACCATCGTGACCAGCAATTTCCGCCACGGCCACGGCGAGATCGATCTCATCGCCGAGCACGACGGCATGCTGGTTTTCGTCGAGGTGAAGACGCAAAGCTCGGAGGCCATGGGCGAGGCGTTCAACTGGGTGACCCGCCGCAAGCAGCGCCAGATCGGCCGGGTGGCGCTGGCCTATCTCACGGTTCACAAAATCGAAAACCGCGACTGCCGCTTCGACGTGATCGCGGTGGCGCGCCGCGGCGAAGAGGTCGAAATCAAACACCTGCCGAATGCGTTTTGGCTGTAA
- a CDS encoding SUMF1/EgtB/PvdO family nonheme iron enzyme, with the protein MPQPPPASADPTNLLPRLQPQIQQQLHAELKKAGSSLKQRSQVALRTFFTGAILLPIAAAGGDPAAIAQAVGGILGGLATEHFSDWIKKFAGAQKADDPARLEQLMQQAEASAEILAGLQHLIEKVEALSAAQQALGEDFANWLRQNLFTLPTLPADLPGHQAFRDKVKSIYLWSGWRLAERDFAIASQPLDFLFTKPRPGAEPDRLLVHCVDTMQGRADESLLTNNILGTLHLAKSSGQANSGVLVTNFGFTPGVYTNAKTYGWSPCRYDQLVAQLIDFELYRDRLRLEWEKDEDEIAQYYVPVEFEDNGQRHDLFDYITNDWLTQPQNFLSLVGEYGVGKTSFCRKLAFELAGQAQGRIPILIRLHDYQHHVGIEGLVRAVLAKCGAAEASFEAFDHMNRAGLLLILLDGFDEMIAQVPDFDAIKQAFEELAKLAPAPESRVILTSREEYFEDEHEIEKALKPKATLVTPIKQKRERWALLRLANFSPEQMRTFLERRLPLIADSEADKEGNADFYLEKMGEIEDLLDLGKRAVMLDMIAKTLPRLLKENRAREQKGLPKLDIDPAVLYRDYLNGELERQEKKRGRLWPRQNPRTQRLELLRGLAMECWKNDESAFPAEKVKALIENRFSRAEAVEINTKSRDFLTCSFLIRPGDTHYKFSHRSIQEFLVAEELAPKLRDGTAAPLPLSNAVVTFLHYLLLPELRRDDFYRKQVVQALQQEGLPEGIDRRQDGSFVSRLPGGFEVEMVYVPAGPFIYGGQYGGKTPQIVILEKGLWIDKMPVTAAQFFAFVKATNFVTEAEKSGGGWTLVGGDWKQVKQATWRNPFALKNQTEKNLDHPVVQVSWNDAQAFCKWAGKVLPTEQQWEKASRGIDGRRWPWGYTWNRNNCNSASYWAERDLWDYEKDWKPWWENEYPKKFTGRVMTMKVGQFADVNSPYGCCDSAGNVWEWCTDYYDDTKKTRVLRGGAWDYRPDFAACAFRDVSEPDIRSYSIGFRCART; encoded by the coding sequence ATGCCTCAGCCGCCACCTGCCTCTGCTGATCCCACAAACCTGCTGCCCCGCTTGCAGCCGCAGATTCAGCAACAGCTCCACGCCGAGCTGAAAAAAGCCGGCTCCAGCTTGAAACAGCGCTCGCAGGTGGCGCTGCGCACTTTTTTCACCGGCGCGATTCTGTTACCGATTGCTGCGGCCGGCGGTGATCCCGCTGCCATTGCGCAAGCCGTGGGCGGCATTCTCGGCGGCCTGGCCACCGAGCATTTTTCTGACTGGATCAAGAAATTCGCCGGCGCGCAGAAGGCGGATGATCCTGCTCGACTCGAGCAACTCATGCAGCAAGCCGAAGCCAGCGCAGAAATCCTCGCCGGCTTGCAGCATTTGATTGAAAAAGTCGAGGCGCTCTCCGCCGCGCAACAAGCGCTGGGGGAAGACTTCGCCAACTGGCTTAGGCAAAACCTCTTCACCCTGCCCACGCTGCCTGCCGATTTGCCCGGCCATCAGGCTTTTCGCGACAAAGTCAAAAGCATCTACCTGTGGAGCGGTTGGCGGTTGGCCGAGCGTGACTTCGCCATTGCCAGCCAGCCTTTGGATTTTCTCTTCACCAAACCGCGGCCCGGCGCTGAGCCGGACCGGCTGCTGGTGCATTGCGTGGACACCATGCAGGGCCGCGCCGACGAAAGCCTGCTCACCAACAACATTCTCGGCACGCTGCACCTGGCCAAGAGCAGCGGCCAGGCCAACAGCGGCGTGCTGGTTACAAACTTCGGCTTCACTCCCGGCGTTTACACCAATGCCAAAACCTACGGTTGGAGCCCCTGCCGCTACGATCAACTCGTGGCCCAGCTCATCGACTTCGAGCTTTACCGCGACCGGCTGCGGCTGGAATGGGAGAAAGACGAAGATGAAATCGCGCAATACTATGTGCCGGTGGAATTCGAGGACAACGGCCAACGCCACGATTTGTTCGACTACATCACCAACGACTGGCTCACCCAGCCGCAGAATTTCCTTTCCCTCGTCGGCGAATACGGCGTCGGTAAAACCTCTTTTTGCCGCAAACTCGCCTTTGAGCTTGCCGGCCAGGCTCAGGGCCGTATTCCGATTCTGATCCGCCTGCACGATTATCAGCATCATGTCGGCATCGAGGGGTTGGTGCGCGCGGTGCTGGCGAAATGCGGTGCCGCCGAGGCCTCCTTCGAGGCCTTCGACCACATGAACCGCGCCGGTTTGCTGCTGATTCTGCTCGACGGCTTCGATGAAATGATCGCGCAGGTACCGGATTTCGACGCCATCAAGCAGGCTTTCGAAGAGCTGGCCAAGCTCGCCCCGGCGCCGGAAAGCCGGGTGATTCTCACCAGCCGCGAAGAGTATTTTGAAGACGAGCATGAAATTGAAAAAGCGCTCAAGCCCAAGGCCACGCTGGTCACGCCCATCAAACAGAAGCGCGAGCGCTGGGCACTGCTGCGGCTGGCGAACTTCTCTCCGGAACAAATGCGCACCTTCCTCGAACGCCGCCTGCCGCTCATCGCAGACAGCGAGGCAGACAAAGAGGGCAACGCCGATTTCTATCTGGAAAAGATGGGTGAAATCGAAGACCTGCTCGACCTCGGCAAGCGCGCGGTGATGTTGGACATGATCGCCAAAACCCTGCCGCGCCTGCTCAAAGAAAATCGCGCGCGCGAGCAAAAGGGTCTGCCCAAGCTGGACATCGACCCCGCCGTGCTCTACCGCGATTATCTCAACGGCGAGCTGGAACGCCAGGAGAAAAAACGCGGACGGCTGTGGCCACGGCAAAACCCGCGGACCCAGCGGCTGGAACTCCTGCGCGGCCTGGCGATGGAATGCTGGAAAAATGACGAATCCGCTTTTCCGGCGGAAAAGGTCAAAGCGCTGATCGAGAACCGGTTTTCCCGCGCCGAGGCGGTGGAGATCAACACCAAAAGCCGTGATTTTCTCACCTGCTCGTTTTTGATCCGGCCGGGTGACACCCACTACAAATTCTCTCATCGTTCGATTCAGGAATTTCTCGTCGCCGAAGAGCTGGCGCCCAAGCTGCGGGACGGCACCGCCGCCCCGCTGCCGCTCAGCAACGCGGTGGTGACTTTCCTGCACTATCTGCTGTTGCCGGAGCTGCGCCGCGATGACTTTTATCGCAAGCAAGTCGTGCAGGCGCTGCAGCAGGAGGGCCTGCCCGAGGGCATTGACCGCCGCCAGGACGGCAGCTTTGTTTCACGGCTGCCCGGCGGCTTCGAAGTGGAAATGGTCTACGTGCCCGCTGGGCCGTTCATCTATGGCGGCCAGTACGGCGGCAAGACGCCGCAAATCGTTATTCTCGAAAAGGGCCTCTGGATCGACAAGATGCCGGTAACTGCCGCACAGTTTTTTGCCTTTGTCAAGGCTACCAACTTCGTCACTGAAGCCGAAAAGAGTGGTGGTGGCTGGACGCTTGTCGGTGGCGATTGGAAACAAGTCAAACAGGCAACCTGGCGCAATCCGTTTGCACTCAAAAATCAAACCGAAAAGAACCTTGACCACCCGGTCGTGCAGGTAAGTTGGAATGACGCCCAAGCCTTTTGCAAATGGGCCGGCAAAGTTTTGCCCACCGAGCAGCAGTGGGAAAAAGCCAGCCGCGGCATTGACGGCCGGCGTTGGCCCTGGGGCTACACATGGAACCGCAACAACTGCAACAGTGCGAGCTATTGGGCGGAAAGGGATCTTTGGGACTATGAGAAAGATTGGAAGCCCTGGTGGGAAAATGAATACCCGAAAAAATTCACCGGCCGCGTAATGACCATGAAAGTCGGGCAGTTTGCTGACGTAAATTCTCCCTATGGATGTTGCGATAGTGCGGGTAATGTATGGGAATGGTGTACGGACTACTACGATGATACGAAGAAGACGCGCGTGCTGCGGGGCGGCGCGTGGGACTATCGTCCAGACTTCGCGGCGTGCGCCTTCCGCGACGTTAGCGAGCCGGATATTCGCAGCTATAGTATCGGCTTTCGGTGCGCCAGAACCTGA
- a CDS encoding SUMF1/EgtB/PvdO family nonheme iron enzyme produces the protein MLRGGAWNNQPDNAACAYRNNNEPDIRNNNIGFRCAKTPGARGKLQVARSLKNPDSFSQNLTAHGLAERGVMGVHSACPASCRKVGTNIKKPGSGW, from the coding sequence GTGCTGCGGGGCGGCGCGTGGAACAATCAACCAGACAACGCGGCGTGCGCCTACCGCAACAATAACGAGCCGGATATTCGCAACAATAATATCGGCTTTCGGTGCGCCAAAACACCCGGGGCAAGGGGCAAGTTGCAGGTGGCAAGAAGCCTCAAGAACCCAGACTCATTCTCTCAGAATCTGACAGCCCACGGGTTGGCAGAGCGTGGAGTAATGGGTGTTCACAGCGCTTGTCCGGCGTCCTGCCGCAAGGTGGGAACAAACATAAAAAAGCCCGGTAGCGGCTGGTAG
- the avd gene encoding diversity-generating retroelement protein Avd, translated as MAQKENLLTRLEDFIVWYLPHLESFPRNYKFLLGDRSVKILLDILEEVADAYYSKDKLEKLQRANIQLEKLRRLLAICTRMKFLSTKQLAFASNRLYEIGTDLGGWIKQVARGKGPETRQSPA; from the coding sequence ATGGCCCAAAAAGAAAACCTGCTCACCCGCCTGGAAGATTTCATCGTGTGGTATTTGCCGCATCTCGAAAGCTTTCCGCGCAATTACAAATTCCTGCTCGGCGACCGCAGCGTCAAGATCCTGCTGGACATTTTGGAAGAAGTGGCCGATGCCTATTACAGCAAGGACAAGCTGGAAAAGCTGCAGCGCGCCAACATTCAGCTCGAAAAACTCCGTCGTCTGCTTGCCATCTGCACACGCATGAAATTCCTCAGCACAAAACAACTTGCTTTTGCGAGCAATCGCCTGTACGAGATTGGCACGGATTTGGGCGGTTGGATCAAGCAAGTGGCAAGGGGCAAAGGGCCAGAGACACGACAAAGCCCTGCATGA